A stretch of the Thermofilum adornatum genome encodes the following:
- a CDS encoding 50S ribosomal protein L39e produces MAHFKPLGKKLRLAAATRSNQQIPIWIIGKTLGKVRRKPRRNWRRSRMQL; encoded by the coding sequence ATGGCACACTTTAAACCTCTAGGTAAAAAGCTCCGCCTAGCGGCCGCGACGCGTAGCAACCAGCAGATACCCATATGGATCATTGGCAAGACTCTAGGGAAGGTTCGCAGAAAGCCTAGAAGAAACTGGCGTAGAAGCAGGATGCAACTATAG
- a CDS encoding 50S ribosomal protein L31e, with translation MSSKLPEGEHTRSYVINLRSVYSAPRKKRSKVAIRKIREFVARHLRYSGAIKIDPRLNELLWSRSIEKPPRKVKLDVKFTVEDGEISEVTVLPQGIGEKEAE, from the coding sequence ATGTCCAGCAAGTTGCCTGAGGGGGAGCATACACGTAGCTATGTGATAAATCTTAGAAGTGTTTACAGCGCTCCCAGGAAAAAGAGAAGTAAGGTCGCGATAAGGAAGATTAGGGAGTTCGTTGCCAGGCACCTTAGATACTCTGGAGCCATAAAAATTGACCCTAGGCTTAACGAGCTCCTATGGTCTAGGAGCATCGAGAAGCCGCCTAGAAAAGTCAAACTAGATGTAAAGTTTACTGTTGAAGATGGGGAAATCTCGGAGGTCACCGTTCTACCACAGGGAATTGGAGAAAAAGAGGCCGAATAA
- a CDS encoding translation initiation factor IF-6, with product MVNVEALSLFGTPNIGVYIFVNDNFALIPSDAPEKLDHKIRENLQVDVYRLTIAGTRLLGILVAGNNNGILLPRIITDTELESLRKNVDLNLAVLEDVRETGIGNLVLANNNGCVVSKVLPKQALGTIQDVLGVECIQMNIGDVPFVGSLAVATNRAVAVPPLATDEEISTIENVLKVKAGILTINRGKMFLKTGLVANVKGALVGEDTTGHELMQLQRILFA from the coding sequence ATGGTTAATGTAGAGGCTCTTTCTCTTTTTGGCACTCCAAATATAGGTGTATATATTTTCGTCAATGATAATTTTGCCCTGATACCATCGGACGCGCCCGAGAAGCTTGACCACAAGATTCGCGAAAACCTGCAAGTAGACGTCTACAGGCTAACTATTGCTGGAACCAGGCTCCTCGGAATACTCGTAGCGGGAAACAACAATGGGATTCTCTTGCCAAGGATCATTACGGATACCGAACTTGAGTCGCTAAGGAAGAACGTGGACCTTAATCTAGCTGTCCTGGAGGACGTCAGGGAGACTGGTATTGGAAACCTTGTCTTGGCCAACAACAATGGGTGTGTCGTGAGCAAGGTTCTCCCCAAACAGGCACTAGGAACCATACAGGATGTGCTAGGAGTAGAATGCATACAGATGAATATTGGGGATGTGCCCTTTGTGGGAAGCCTGGCTGTTGCTACTAATCGGGCTGTTGCTGTTCCGCCCCTGGCTACAGATGAAGAAATATCTACTATTGAGAATGTTCTAAAGGTAAAGGCCGGCATATTGACGATAAATAGGGGAAAGATGTTTCTGAAAACCGGTCTAGTAGCAAACGTAAAAGGCGCACTGGTGGGTGAAGACACTACTGGACACGAACTGATGCAACTGCAGAGGATCCTCTTCGCCTAA